Proteins from a single region of Methanotorris igneus Kol 5:
- a CDS encoding ATP-binding protein, with protein sequence MKIAITGKGGVGKTFISSVLARLFEKSGYKVIAVDADPNTTLACALGIDEEITPISKMNDLIEERTGAKPNSYGAVFKLNPKVDDIVDKFAYKKGNIYLLVMGTVEKGGSGCVCPASVLLRRLLQHLILKRDEVVILDMEAGIEHLGRKTTENVDLMIVVIEPSKKSLLTAKRIKKLANDIGVNNLAVIVNKIRNIEDKELIKNLIEREVGLPVIGFIPYDEEVLKSDFLGKPVDLNSKSAKEVEKIFNYILKLKQNQN encoded by the coding sequence ATGAAAATTGCAATAACAGGTAAAGGTGGGGTAGGAAAAACGTTCATTTCATCAGTTTTAGCAAGATTATTTGAAAAAAGTGGTTATAAAGTTATAGCGGTTGATGCAGACCCAAATACAACATTAGCATGTGCTTTAGGAATAGATGAAGAGATAACTCCAATCTCCAAAATGAACGATTTGATTGAGGAGAGAACTGGGGCTAAACCAAACAGTTATGGAGCAGTATTTAAATTAAACCCAAAAGTGGATGATATTGTTGATAAATTTGCATATAAAAAAGGAAATATTTACTTGCTGGTTATGGGGACAGTAGAGAAGGGAGGCAGTGGTTGTGTTTGTCCTGCTTCAGTTTTGTTGAGGAGGCTGTTGCAACATTTAATTTTAAAGAGGGATGAAGTAGTTATATTAGACATGGAGGCAGGAATAGAGCATTTAGGTAGGAAAACTACTGAAAATGTTGATTTAATGATAGTGGTTATTGAACCATCAAAAAAATCCCTTTTAACAGCAAAGAGGATAAAGAAACTTGCAAATGATATTGGAGTAAATAACTTGGCAGTTATTGTTAATAAAATAAGAAATATTGAAGATAAAGAACTGATTAAAAACCTCATTGAAAGAGAAGTGGGTTTGCCAGTTATTGGCTTTATTCCTTATGATGAAGAAGTTTTAAAGAGTGATTTTCTTGGGAAACCAGTTGATTTAAATTCAAAATCTGCAAAAGAAGTTGAAAAGATATTTAACTACATATTAAAACTAAAACAAAATCAAAATTAG
- a CDS encoding TIGR01177 family methyltransferase — protein MKAGYVLSGEHKELPYGELKALFEIFNCKGRVERFDRYVVADGDEELIRKIVKRGGYINEGHLCLFEYDIGEFNEDNIENFVKEFENFANNNELPIDEKDTFAVRVLKLYKTDAINSMDIERKIGHIIKTKTNAKVNLSKPDKLVRVVILDGKIFVGILIEQRDREYFQKNRPHLRKYFHPGCILPKLARAMVNLARVKENDIVLDPFCGTGGFLIEAGLMGCRLIGSDIDWRMASGTLINLESYNLTDKVIAVEKWDAKDVKKFLEKLGIDEVDAIITDPPYGISTSRKGDVENYLKEFKDILKEGGYLVFAAPRKIDIDMDLREIYDVYVHSQLTRYIHVYRK, from the coding sequence ATGAAAGCAGGATATGTTTTAAGTGGGGAGCATAAAGAACTACCTTATGGTGAATTAAAGGCATTATTTGAAATTTTTAATTGTAAGGGTAGAGTAGAGAGATTCGATAGGTATGTTGTTGCTGATGGAGATGAAGAGTTAATAAGAAAAATTGTTAAGAGAGGAGGTTACATAAACGAGGGACATTTATGCCTTTTTGAGTATGATATTGGAGAATTTAATGAAGATAACATAGAAAACTTTGTAAAGGAATTTGAAAATTTTGCAAACAACAACGAATTACCAATAGACGAAAAAGATACTTTTGCAGTGAGGGTTTTGAAGTTGTATAAAACTGATGCCATAAATTCCATGGACATAGAGAGGAAAATTGGACACATTATAAAAACCAAAACTAACGCAAAGGTAAACTTGAGTAAGCCAGATAAGCTCGTTAGGGTTGTTATTTTAGATGGGAAGATCTTTGTGGGCATATTAATTGAGCAGAGAGATAGAGAATACTTCCAAAAAAATAGACCACATTTAAGAAAATACTTCCATCCGGGTTGTATATTACCTAAATTAGCAAGGGCAATGGTAAATTTGGCGAGAGTTAAGGAAAATGATATTGTTTTGGATCCATTTTGTGGGACTGGTGGATTTTTAATTGAAGCAGGTTTGATGGGTTGTAGGTTGATAGGGAGTGATATAGATTGGAGAATGGCTTCAGGAACCCTAATAAATCTTGAATCCTACAATTTGACAGATAAAGTAATTGCTGTGGAAAAATGGGACGCAAAGGATGTAAAAAAGTTTTTGGAAAAATTGGGGATAGATGAGGTTGATGCGATAATAACAGACCCTCCTTATGGTATCTCAACATCAAGAAAGGGGGATGTTGAAAATTACCTAAAGGAATTCAAAGACATACTTAAAGAAGGGGGTTATTTAGTTTTTGCAGCACCAAGGAAAATAGACATTGATATGGATTTGAGGGAGATTTATGATGTCTATGTCCACAGCCAATTGACAAGGTACATCCACGTCTATAGAAAATAA
- the mfnD gene encoding tyramine--L-glutamate ligase, whose amino-acid sequence MIFLYEFAVGGGAIEGIPKDILCEGKAMFDTLLNQFLEFDDVITLIDGRFYEDYKKKRNLHINTIKEGDDLTEKIEDILKLSDMALIIAPEDDGILYNLTKIVEDSGVLNLGSSSDAIKIAGDKYLTYKSIKDVVNTPKTMPLKKYVIKKIDGCGGEHFIYDENYIVQEFVEGEPYSVSLIVGDEIYPLSLNKQYINANGYCGGEINISHPLKEEIFRECIKAVEQIDGLKGYIGVDVIVGDEIYIIEINPRITTSIYGLKTNPSLAKLLVDNALGKELKFKVEEGRKFIKKDGKMSFI is encoded by the coding sequence ATGATATTCTTGTATGAATTTGCAGTTGGAGGAGGTGCCATAGAGGGAATACCAAAGGACATACTATGCGAAGGAAAAGCAATGTTCGACACTTTACTAAACCAATTTTTGGAATTTGATGATGTAATTACATTAATCGATGGGAGATTTTATGAAGATTATAAAAAAAAGAGAAATCTTCACATTAACACTATAAAAGAAGGCGATGATTTGACAGAAAAGATTGAGGATATTTTAAAGTTATCAGACATGGCTTTGATTATTGCTCCAGAGGATGATGGCATACTATACAATTTAACAAAAATTGTTGAAGATAGTGGAGTTTTAAATTTGGGTTCTTCAAGTGATGCCATAAAAATAGCAGGGGACAAATATCTAACTTACAAATCAATAAAAGACGTTGTAAACACCCCAAAAACAATGCCATTGAAAAAGTATGTTATCAAAAAAATAGACGGTTGTGGAGGAGAGCATTTTATCTATGATGAAAATTACATTGTCCAGGAGTTTGTGGAAGGAGAACCCTATTCCGTCAGTTTAATAGTTGGGGATGAAATATATCCACTCTCGTTAAATAAACAATATATAAACGCCAATGGATACTGTGGTGGAGAAATCAACATATCCCATCCATTAAAAGAGGAGATATTTAGGGAGTGCATAAAAGCAGTTGAGCAGATTGATGGGCTAAAAGGTTATATTGGAGTTGATGTGATTGTTGGGGATGAGATATATATTATCGAAATAAATCCAAGGATAACAACATCAATTTATGGACTAAAAACAAACCCATCTCTCGCTAAATTGTTGGTGGATAATGCTCTTGGAAAAGAATTAAAATTTAAAGTAGAAGAGGGAAGAAAATTTATTAAAAAAGATGGAAAGATGTCTTTTATCTAA
- a CDS encoding archaetidylserine decarboxylase, producing MKRYHKFIAVGVCSLLLFTVYFYRDPERTIPNEKGIIVSPADGTVLYIKSYNGVPEVYKDGNSYILKDIQKYYPNGSYVIGIFMSPFDVHVNRAPISGKVVYVKHFDGALYPAFGEGVITKNERNIIIIKNNNTYIGVVQIAGTMARRTVCNVKEGDYVQIGERIGMIKLGSQTAVIIPKTYNITVKKGDKVYAGESIIARQN from the coding sequence ATGAAGCGATATCATAAATTTATTGCTGTTGGTGTTTGTTCGTTATTGTTGTTTACTGTTTATTTCTACAGAGACCCTGAAAGAACAATCCCAAATGAAAAAGGCATCATCGTCTCTCCAGCAGATGGCACTGTATTGTATATAAAATCATACAACGGCGTTCCAGAGGTTTATAAGGATGGGAACTCATACATTTTAAAGGATATTCAAAAATACTATCCAAACGGCTCTTATGTAATTGGAATTTTCATGTCGCCTTTTGACGTGCATGTGAACAGAGCACCAATAAGTGGAAAGGTTGTTTATGTTAAGCACTTTGATGGAGCGTTATACCCCGCATTTGGCGAAGGAGTTATAACCAAAAATGAAAGGAACATCATAATAATAAAAAACAATAATACATACATCGGTGTTGTCCAAATTGCGGGAACGATGGCAAGGAGAACTGTCTGCAATGTTAAAGAAGGGGATTATGTGCAAATAGGGGAGAGAATAGGAATGATAAAACTTGGTTCACAAACAGCAGTGATAATCCCAAAAACCTACAACATAACGGTTAAAAAAGGAGATAAGGTCTATGCAGGAGAGAGTATAATAGCAAGACAAAACTAA
- a CDS encoding DUF367 family protein, giving the protein MVKLYIYHANQCNPKKCTALKMGKLGKAIILKNPYKIPKNSILLNPYAEKSVSVEDRPIIEKYGVTALDCSWKEAEKIFKKVSTKNQRSLPFLIAANPINYGKPCQLSTLEAFVATLYIANYKNDALSLLNGFKWAETFIKINEELLERYANAKNSKEIVDIQNEYLSKFL; this is encoded by the coding sequence ATGGTGAAACTCTACATCTACCATGCAAACCAATGCAACCCCAAAAAATGTACAGCATTAAAAATGGGCAAGTTAGGGAAGGCAATAATACTAAAAAACCCCTACAAAATACCAAAAAACTCTATACTATTAAATCCCTACGCTGAAAAATCTGTTTCTGTGGAAGATAGGCCAATTATTGAAAAATATGGAGTGACTGCATTGGATTGCTCATGGAAAGAAGCAGAAAAAATATTTAAAAAAGTTAGCACAAAAAATCAAAGGTCTTTGCCTTTTTTAATTGCTGCGAACCCAATAAACTATGGAAAACCATGCCAACTTTCAACACTTGAGGCATTCGTTGCCACCTTATACATCGCAAACTATAAAAATGATGCCCTCTCTTTATTAAATGGTTTCAAATGGGCAGAAACATTTATAAAGATTAACGAAGAATTACTTGAAAGATATGCCAATGCTAAAAATTCCAAAGAAATCGTTGACATTCAAAATGAATATTTATCCAAATTTTTATAA
- a CDS encoding 50S ribosomal protein L40e, translating to MAFEEAVKRIFMKKICMRCNARNPWKATKCRKCGYKGLRPKAKEPRG from the coding sequence ATGGCATTCGAAGAAGCAGTAAAAAGAATATTCATGAAAAAAATCTGCATGAGATGTAACGCAAGAAATCCATGGAAAGCAACAAAATGCAGAAAATGCGGTTACAAAGGTTTAAGACCTAAGGCAAAAGAACCAAGAGGATAA
- a CDS encoding protoporphyrinogen/coproporphyrinogen oxidase, with amino-acid sequence MKIIIVGGGTSGLLSALALEKEGHDVVVLEKDEIGGLCRSEKINGYTMDIGVHAITMLNNGPLIRLLNKYARFIPNFKEYGDYYVRENNELYKIPVSMQEWMTTPLIPHKDKILITTKIMDLMTTGFTKDTSVYDVVSEMGLSDVSIKFFDTICYFLSGEDMKNTPLWRLFTGAGYIPEDDILPFIYNDLKINPMKSILVRKFSPEKIKKILSDGFLTTIKNSSKKYLNKFVNRSRYWTQGYPVGGVQSICDCILYSLNNTTIKNEEVISIEEEKNGYVVGTKEDNYYADVVIYSAPSRYLPDIAKIDEIQKLKDKLRNIKFTKSLTIWIGHDENPFSYLGSEVWINPPCWATCVTNYDKFLAPKGKHLMGFSFVNMKKEHALSAIENKLGIDVDKVDMIHVQKAIPEQASCCIGQFFVYPKIKDNFYVVGTDADPRSMGITRAAYSVEVMLSEFKCVFKNRN; translated from the coding sequence ATGAAAATCATTATCGTTGGTGGAGGGACTTCGGGGCTTCTGTCTGCTTTGGCATTGGAGAAGGAAGGGCATGATGTTGTTGTTTTAGAAAAGGATGAAATTGGGGGGTTATGTAGGAGTGAGAAGATAAATGGCTATACAATGGACATTGGAGTGCATGCAATTACAATGCTAAACAATGGGCCATTAATAAGGCTTTTGAATAAATACGCGAGGTTTATACCAAATTTCAAAGAATATGGGGATTACTACGTTAGGGAGAATAACGAGTTATATAAAATCCCAGTATCTATGCAGGAGTGGATGACAACTCCTCTAATTCCACATAAAGACAAAATACTAATCACAACAAAAATTATGGATTTAATGACCACTGGTTTTACAAAAGATACTTCTGTTTATGATGTTGTTAGTGAAATGGGGTTGAGTGATGTTTCTATAAAGTTTTTTGATACGATTTGTTATTTTTTGAGTGGGGAGGATATGAAAAACACTCCGTTGTGGAGGTTATTTACTGGGGCTGGTTACATACCAGAGGACGATATATTACCATTTATCTATAATGATTTGAAGATAAATCCAATGAAATCAATATTAGTTAGAAAATTTAGCCCAGAAAAAATAAAAAAGATCTTATCTGATGGATTTTTAACAACAATAAAGAATAGTTCAAAAAAATACTTAAACAAATTCGTTAATAGGAGCAGATATTGGACGCAGGGTTACCCTGTTGGTGGTGTTCAATCTATATGTGATTGTATTTTATACTCATTAAACAACACAACAATCAAAAATGAAGAAGTCATTAGCATTGAAGAAGAAAAAAATGGTTATGTTGTAGGGACAAAGGAAGATAACTACTATGCTGATGTCGTTATCTATTCTGCCCCCTCAAGATACCTTCCAGATATTGCAAAGATTGATGAGATTCAAAAATTAAAGGACAAGTTGAGAAACATAAAATTCACAAAATCCTTAACAATTTGGATTGGGCATGATGAGAATCCATTTTCATATCTCGGCTCTGAGGTGTGGATAAACCCACCTTGTTGGGCCACATGTGTAACAAATTATGATAAGTTCCTTGCTCCAAAGGGAAAACATTTAATGGGCTTTTCATTTGTAAATATGAAAAAGGAACATGCATTATCTGCAATTGAAAATAAATTAGGTATTGATGTTGATAAAGTGGATATGATACATGTTCAAAAAGCCATTCCTGAGCAGGCATCATGTTGTATAGGGCAGTTCTTCGTATATCCAAAAATAAAAGATAATTTCTATGTCGTTGGAACTGATGCAGACCCAAGGAGTATGGGGATCACAAGAGCTGCATATTCTGTTGAGGTTATGTTATCAGAGTTTAAATGTGTTTTTAAAAATAGAAATTGA
- a CDS encoding acylphosphatase yields MSTTYELIIYGKVQHVGFRDKIENIGKILGIDGIIYNYKDGTVRILVNFDSERKKKLFKELIKELEEVDNLIKIEKIEEKELNTFIEFPEEINRISADDLLELNKKLDEGVKYIKLIFGSLEKLNVKIDKQTEILEKLNTKVDRQTEILEKLNVKMDKQTEILNNQTKILENLTEKIDKQTELLTESLNRLKEEMKEIKEILKQN; encoded by the coding sequence ATGTCAACCACTTATGAATTAATTATTTATGGTAAAGTTCAACACGTGGGTTTTAGGGATAAAATCGAAAATATAGGGAAAATTTTAGGGATTGACGGAATTATCTATAATTACAAAGATGGGACTGTAAGGATTTTGGTCAATTTTGATTCGGAAAGAAAAAAGAAACTTTTTAAAGAGTTGATAAAAGAACTTGAGGAAGTTGATAACTTAATAAAAATTGAAAAGATTGAAGAAAAAGAATTAAACACCTTTATCGAATTCCCAGAAGAGATTAATAGGATTTCAGCAGATGATTTGTTGGAGTTAAATAAAAAGTTAGATGAAGGTGTCAAATACATTAAATTAATCTTTGGTTCTTTAGAAAAATTAAATGTTAAAATTGACAAACAAACCGAAATTTTAGAAAAACTAAATACCAAAGTGGATAGACAGACAGAGATATTGGAAAAACTAAATGTCAAAATGGATAAGCAAACAGAAATTTTAAACAATCAAACAAAGATATTAGAAAATCTAACTGAAAAAATAGACAAACAAACTGAACTGCTCACAGAATCTTTAAATAGATTAAAAGAAGAAATGAAAGAGATTAAAGAAATACTTAAACAAAACTAA
- a CDS encoding S-layer protein — MAMSLKKIGAIAVGGAMVASALASGVMAATTIGDVAGFMKNAVKDGQPNVEIVVGSGAATMDVVSAADIAAKIGSMCYKTGAVEDGKAVINAKVSQETETYDLVNGSNVILATPDKDNALSKVDGETVNPNFKKELNVLMKIKNAMPEEYYGYKDYDAVEEIYANVTANLTTNETSIPKGKLAYLSVLTDDNGNSLKVLKPGVRLPFLGSEKVYVKYDDKKIILGDLAYSGIISEGESVAIGDGYEVKVAAMYSSTPLEAEIQILKDGKVIKEDRLKLNESNPDDLITDDNKVAVLGFKGLKNIGETKGYAEVIVVKDLMELEAGEEYMDKWEIRWVKNDSTFQKGDVDDTVAGIALVYTNDDGVKSDVLEDKDDTFDIKPYPGLYLKRTTAKEENPELRIGAELSKEEELSVGQSVSIFNADIKLKDIKADAQQAVPVTAPIAKLDTEVSLDTAEKNLILVGGPVANKLTKELVDMGKVNITNDSPATLQVVEGVANGHDVLVVAGGDRNKTREAALELIKEF, encoded by the coding sequence ATGGCTATGTCATTAAAGAAAATTGGTGCTATTGCAGTTGGAGGGGCAATGGTTGCATCAGCATTAGCAAGCGGTGTAATGGCAGCAACCACAATAGGAGATGTTGCAGGATTTATGAAAAATGCTGTTAAAGACGGACAACCAAACGTAGAAATTGTAGTTGGTTCAGGAGCTGCAACAATGGACGTTGTCTCAGCAGCAGACATTGCAGCAAAAATAGGTTCAATGTGCTACAAAACAGGAGCTGTTGAAGATGGAAAAGCTGTAATAAATGCAAAAGTTTCACAAGAAACTGAAACATACGATTTAGTTAATGGATCTAATGTAATATTGGCAACACCTGACAAAGATAATGCATTAAGTAAAGTGGATGGAGAAACCGTAAATCCTAATTTTAAAAAAGAATTAAATGTATTGATGAAAATTAAAAATGCAATGCCAGAAGAATACTATGGATACAAAGATTATGATGCTGTAGAAGAAATATATGCCAATGTAACTGCAAACTTAACAACAAATGAAACCAGTATACCAAAAGGAAAACTCGCATACTTATCTGTATTAACTGACGATAATGGTAATAGTTTAAAAGTATTAAAACCAGGAGTTAGGTTGCCATTCTTAGGTTCAGAAAAAGTATATGTAAAATATGATGACAAAAAAATAATATTAGGAGATCTTGCATATTCAGGAATTATTTCCGAAGGAGAATCTGTTGCTATTGGTGACGGTTACGAAGTAAAAGTTGCAGCAATGTATAGTTCAACCCCACTTGAAGCAGAGATACAAATATTAAAAGATGGTAAGGTAATTAAAGAAGATAGGTTAAAGTTAAACGAATCAAACCCTGATGATTTAATAACCGACGACAATAAAGTTGCAGTTTTAGGATTCAAAGGTTTAAAGAATATTGGTGAAACAAAAGGATATGCAGAAGTTATTGTTGTGAAAGATTTAATGGAATTGGAAGCTGGAGAAGAGTATATGGACAAGTGGGAAATTAGATGGGTTAAAAATGATAGTACATTCCAAAAAGGAGATGTAGATGATACAGTTGCAGGTATTGCATTAGTATATACAAACGATGACGGTGTAAAATCCGATGTATTGGAAGATAAAGATGATACATTTGACATTAAACCATACCCAGGATTATACTTGAAAAGAACAACAGCAAAAGAGGAAAACCCAGAACTTAGAATAGGCGCAGAACTCTCAAAAGAAGAAGAGTTATCTGTTGGACAAAGTGTATCAATATTCAATGCAGATATTAAATTAAAAGACATAAAAGCAGATGCACAGCAAGCAGTTCCAGTAACAGCACCAATCGCAAAATTAGATACAGAAGTATCATTAGACACAGCAGAGAAAAACTTAATCTTAGTTGGAGGTCCAGTTGCAAACAAATTAACAAAAGAGTTAGTAGATATGGGTAAAGTAAACATTACCAATGACAGTCCAGCAACATTGCAAGTTGTTGAAGGCGTTGCAAACGGACACGATGTTTTAGTTGTAGCAGGTGGAGACAGAAACAAGACAAGAGAAGCTGCTTTAGAGTTAATCAAAGAATTCTAA
- a CDS encoding nitrogenase component 1, with protein MISESQIENFKITPFKITLKKDGLPKCSTRTTPGVITQRSCVYYGARWVLAPIKNTIHVVHGPVGCAYYGAYVRKKNYLTVSSDASEVDIIYGGEKKLFNTIIEAARELKGDAVFVYVTCPTALNGDDVEGICKKAEEILKIPVIPVYCPGFCGYHQSKGHEIGMKALFRLIDLDYENNIDNKKDDDNSKFTVNIIGEFDVADDLKAIKNLLNKLGIRVICTFTGDCNVKSIINSKKAELNLVHCRATGKYIADYMEEKYGIPQLKVSFFGITNTQKSLLDIGKFFGIEDEVVRLINEEYNKIKDELNFYLEKLEGKRVGIFMGGSKIGMLSGAFRDMGMEVVVVGSQFGSLEDYLEAYMNVDENTVLIDDASNIDLQLLMENKKPDIFVGGTKEKYLSLKVGIPFVSFPQDDYPFTGFIGFLNFARELYRNMYHPIWKMIKFNFPTMD; from the coding sequence ATGATAAGTGAATCACAAATTGAAAATTTTAAAATAACGCCTTTTAAAATAACTCTAAAAAAAGATGGTTTGCCAAAATGTAGCACCAGAACTACACCTGGAGTAATAACACAAAGAAGTTGTGTATATTATGGAGCAAGATGGGTTTTGGCACCAATAAAAAATACCATCCATGTGGTTCATGGTCCTGTTGGATGTGCTTATTATGGTGCATACGTAAGAAAAAAGAATTATTTGACAGTGTCCTCTGATGCCAGTGAAGTTGATATTATATACGGTGGGGAAAAGAAATTGTTCAACACAATAATAGAAGCTGCAAGGGAACTTAAAGGAGATGCAGTATTTGTGTATGTAACATGCCCAACAGCATTAAATGGAGATGATGTTGAAGGAATATGCAAAAAGGCAGAAGAAATATTAAAGATTCCAGTAATTCCTGTTTATTGCCCAGGATTTTGCGGATATCATCAATCAAAAGGACATGAAATTGGCATGAAAGCATTATTTAGATTGATAGATTTGGACTATGAGAATAATATAGATAATAAAAAAGATGATGATAATAGCAAATTTACAGTAAATATTATTGGAGAATTTGATGTTGCAGATGATTTAAAGGCAATAAAAAACCTATTGAACAAGTTAGGCATAAGGGTTATCTGCACATTTACTGGAGATTGTAATGTTAAAAGTATAATCAACTCAAAAAAGGCAGAATTAAACTTGGTTCATTGCAGAGCTACTGGAAAATACATTGCTGATTATATGGAAGAAAAATATGGCATCCCACAATTGAAGGTTTCGTTCTTTGGTATAACAAACACACAAAAATCCTTATTAGATATTGGAAAGTTTTTTGGTATTGAAGATGAAGTAGTGCGATTGATAAATGAGGAATACAACAAAATAAAGGATGAATTAAACTTTTACTTAGAAAAACTTGAAGGAAAAAGGGTTGGTATATTCATGGGCGGTTCAAAAATAGGAATGCTTTCTGGTGCATTTAGAGATATGGGCATGGAGGTTGTTGTTGTCGGTTCTCAGTTTGGAAGTTTGGAGGATTACTTAGAGGCATACATGAATGTTGATGAGAATACAGTTCTAATTGATGATGCATCAAATATTGACTTACAACTCCTTATGGAAAATAAAAAGCCTGATATATTTGTTGGGGGAACGAAAGAAAAATACTTATCATTAAAGGTAGGAATTCCTTTTGTTTCATTCCCACAGGATGATTATCCATTTACAGGATTCATAGGGTTCTTAAATTTTGCAAGGGAATTGTATAGAAATATGTATCACCCAATTTGGAAAATGATTAAGTTTAATTTCCCTACAATGGATTGA
- a CDS encoding acylphosphatase: MTSTYELIIYGKVQHVGFRDRIENLGHALGIDGVIYNHKDGTVRILVNFDDEEIKEMFKKNIKLLEKKDKLITIEKIEERELKTYIEFPEGINRISADDLTELNKKLDEGVRYIKLIFGELKNINKKLDVLFEIKNTQLEMVEMLKQINNTLEKIEKKL; the protein is encoded by the coding sequence ATGACATCCACATACGAATTAATCATTTATGGTAAAGTTCAACACGTGGGTTTTAGGGATAGGATTGAGAATTTAGGGCATGCATTGGGAATCGATGGGGTTATCTACAACCACAAAGATGGAACAGTAAGAATTTTAGTAAATTTTGATGATGAGGAAATTAAGGAAATGTTTAAAAAGAATATAAAACTGTTAGAAAAAAAGGATAAACTTATAACTATTGAAAAAATTGAAGAGAGAGAGCTAAAAACATACATTGAATTCCCAGAGGGCATTAATAGAATCTCTGCTGATGATTTAACTGAGTTAAATAAAAAGTTAGATGAAGGGGTTAGATATATCAAATTAATTTTTGGAGAGTTAAAGAACATCAACAAAAAACTTGATGTTTTATTTGAGATAAAAAATACGCAATTAGAAATGGTAGAAATGTTAAAACAAATAAACAATACATTAGAAAAAATTGAGAAAAAACTTTAA
- a CDS encoding ATP-binding protein yields the protein MEFFNREKKIKEILNILESEPNFIYFIFGPINSGKTTLINHIITKKLDKRYIPFYINFRRRAIINVDNFIECLFEVDEKSKIEDFREYAKSLSDLLSKSSETVTNYYLGMPKNFFEKKEKSGDIYQYIEYLFAELNKKGKIPILIFDELQMIKELTLNGKRPLLKSLFQFLVSLTKEQHLCHVFCLTSDSLFAEYVYNTGELGGRAKYLLVDDFDKETALKFMDFLSEDILKRKLTKEEKELIYSYVGGKPVDIIYVIENLKHKTLNNILNEMLNGEISKLSYFLEEIEENDKEVHNFLINALKLFKDNYIIDDRKIKKNVRELLITKNILFLNPTNRTIKPQSFLTWNAIKKVIE from the coding sequence GTGGAATTTTTTAACAGAGAGAAAAAAATAAAAGAAATTTTAAACATTTTAGAAAGTGAACCAAATTTCATCTATTTTATTTTTGGCCCAATAAATTCTGGAAAAACTACATTAATAAACCACATTATAACAAAAAAATTAGATAAAAGATATATTCCATTTTATATAAATTTTAGGAGGAGAGCTATTATTAATGTTGATAATTTTATTGAGTGTCTTTTTGAAGTTGATGAAAAATCAAAAATAGAAGATTTTAGGGAATATGCTAAATCTTTGTCTGATTTATTATCAAAGAGTTCAGAGACAGTCACAAATTACTATTTAGGAATGCCGAAAAATTTTTTTGAGAAGAAAGAAAAATCGGGGGACATTTACCAATATATTGAATATTTATTTGCAGAGCTAAATAAAAAAGGAAAAATACCAATCTTAATTTTTGATGAACTCCAAATGATTAAGGAATTAACCTTAAATGGAAAGAGACCTTTGTTAAAAAGTTTGTTTCAGTTTTTAGTTTCCTTAACAAAAGAACAACATCTATGCCATGTATTTTGTTTAACTTCTGATTCTTTATTTGCTGAATATGTTTATAATACTGGAGAATTGGGAGGGAGAGCAAAATATTTATTAGTGGATGATTTTGATAAAGAAACCGCCTTAAAATTTATGGATTTTTTGTCAGAAGATATTTTAAAAAGAAAATTAACAAAAGAAGAAAAAGAACTAATCTATTCTTATGTTGGGGGAAAACCAGTTGATATAATCTATGTCATCGAAAATTTAAAACATAAAACCCTAAACAATATATTAAATGAAATGTTAAATGGTGAAATATCTAAATTATCCTACTTTTTAGAAGAAATAGAAGAAAATGACAAGGAAGTTCATAATTTTTTAATAAATGCTCTAAAATTATTTAAAGATAACTACATAATAGACGACAGAAAGATAAAGAAAAATGTTAGAGAGTTATTGATTACAAAGAACATTTTATTTTTAAATCCAACAAATAGAACTATAAAACCCCAATCATTTTTAACATGGAATGCTATTAAAAAAGTAATTGAATGA